The Fusobacterium massiliense DNA window GTTTAAATATAGGGCAACCTAATATAAAGACACCAAAATCTTTTTTTGAAGGTTTAAATAATATAAATGATGAAGTTATAAGATATGCAGATTCAAGAGGAGTTTCTGAATTGCTTGATAGAGTAGTTGAAGTTTATGCTAGAGATGGACATATCTTAAATAGAGAAGATGTAATTGTAACTCAAGGTGGAAGTGAAGCTTTGACATTTGTAGTTTCAGCAATTTGTAATGAAGGAGATGAGATTTTAATTCCAGAACCTTTTTATTCGAATTATAAAAGTTTTATTGATTTTGCAGGAGGAGTAATAAAACCAATACCAACAAATATAGTTAATGATTTTGCACTTCCAAGTAAAAGTGAAATAGTTAAATTAATATCTCCTAAGACAAAAGCAATATTATACTCAAATCCTTGTAATCCAACAGGAAAGGTTTACACAAAAGAAGAAGTAGAAATGCTTATAGAAATTGCTGTTGAAAATGATTTATTTATAATAGCAGATGAGCCATATAGAGAATTTATATATGACGATAATTTAAAATTCTATTCAGTTTTAGATTTTGAAGCAAAAGAAAATATTGTAGTTATAGACAGTGTTTCAAAACATTATAGTGCTTGTGGTGCTAGAGTTGGTTTTTTAATTTCAAAAAATAAAACATTTATGAATTATGTTATGAAGTTTTGTCAAGCTAGACTTGCTGCACCAACTGTAGAACAATATGCAGTAGCTAGTTTAATGAAAGAACCGAAAGAGTACTTTAAAGAAATTAAAGATATTTATAACAGAAGAAGGGATATTATAGTTAATTCTTTAAATAAAATAGAAGGAGTTACTTGTTCGGCACCTAATGGAGCAATTTATGCTTTTGCTAAATTACCAGTTGATAGTACGGAAGAATTTTGTAAATGGTTATTAACAGATTTTAGATATGAAAATTCAACTGTTATGATGGCTCCAGGGGAAGGTTTCTATGAAACTGAAGGTTTAGGAAAACAAGAAGTAAGACTTTCGTTTTGTGTAGGAGAAGAAGATATAGAAAAAGCAATGAAAGTTTTAGAAGAAGCATTAAAAGTTTATAATAAAAGATAGGAGAGTAAAAATGAAAAAAGTTTTAATAATGTTAGCTTTAATATCAACTATAGCTAGTGCAACTGAAAAGTTTTCAGAGTTTTATATAATGGAAAAAGTTTTACCTCAATTATCTAAAGCACAAAGTTATACATTTGATGGAAAAGAATATAAGGCAGTAAAAGTAGATAAAAAAATATTAAAAGCACTAGACACAAGTAGTGATCCTTTTTATTATACTAATTCAAAGAATGAAACAAAAATGGTAAGAATAGGAGATTATATAATAACACCTATGACATTTTCAGAGATAGATTCTATTGATATGAATTACTTTAAAGATAATTTTATAAAAAAATAATATAATTAAAGAGGAAAAAGAATGAAAAAATATCTTGAAAGTTTAAATTTTAAAATTGATACAAAAAATATAATGGAAATTTTAAAAAGAGCTTATGAAAAGTATAAGGGAGCAAATTCTACTTTTTGGGTAACTTCTCTATCTTTTTATACTATATTAGCAATAGTTCCTATTTTTGCTATTTTATTTAGTTTAGCTAATTGGTTTGGAGCAGGAGACTATATAGTAAGACAAATAGATAAGGTTTCACCAATAAAAAATGAGGCTCTTTATACTTTAGAAACATTTTCGTATAATTTATTAGATAATGCTAGAGGAGGATTATTAGCAGGAGTAGGCTTTATATTTTTAGGCTGGACATTCTTACAAATGTTTTCATTGATAGAAGAAGCTTTTAATGACATTTGGCATATAAAAAAATCTAGAACTTTAATTAGAAAAATAAGTGATTATATATCATTTTTTATTTTTATTCCTTTATTGTTTATTATTTTAAATGGAGTGTTATTATTTCTTTTATCAAAAGTTCAAGGAATAAAAATACTTTATTATGTAGTCTCAAATGCATTACCTTTAGTAAGCTTAACTGTCTTCCTAATGTCTTTATATCTAGTTATGCCAAATACAAATGTAAAGATTTTTTCGGCTTTTTTCTCAGCTATTATTATATCTATAGCATTTATGATTTTTCAAAGATTATTTGTTTTACTTCAGTTTAGTTTAATAAAATATAATGCTATATATGGAAGTTTTTCTGTAGTATTCATATTTTTAATATGGATAAGAGTCTGTTGGTTTTTAATTATTTTGGGAGTACATTTATCTTATTTACTTGAAAATATGAGTTTTGATTTAAACTTAGAGAATGAGGAATTGGTAACTAATTTTAATTCAAAATTGTATATTGTATTAAAAATATTACAAGAAATATCTTATAGATATGTTAAAAATATGCCTTTAGCAACTATAGATGATCTAAAAAAAGTAATAAAGACTTCCCCAGTTATTATTGAAAGTCTTTTAGAAGAATTAATAAAAGGGAAATATATAGTTAGTACACAAGATTACGATGAAAAATCTTATTCAATTCAAAAAAATATTGAAAATGTATCTTTAGAAGAAATATATAATTTTGTTGCAAATATAGGAGAAAGTATATATTTTTTAGAAAATGAAGATGAAAAAAGTGATACAATAGAAAATAGAATAAAGAATAATAACTTTAAAGGGAATTTAATGGATCTTA harbors:
- a CDS encoding YihY/virulence factor BrkB family protein, whose product is MKKYLESLNFKIDTKNIMEILKRAYEKYKGANSTFWVTSLSFYTILAIVPIFAILFSLANWFGAGDYIVRQIDKVSPIKNEALYTLETFSYNLLDNARGGLLAGVGFIFLGWTFLQMFSLIEEAFNDIWHIKKSRTLIRKISDYISFFIFIPLLFIILNGVLLFLLSKVQGIKILYYVVSNALPLVSLTVFLMSLYLVMPNTNVKIFSAFFSAIIISIAFMIFQRLFVLLQFSLIKYNAIYGSFSVVFIFLIWIRVCWFLIILGVHLSYLLENMSFDLNLENEELVTNFNSKLYIVLKILQEISYRYVKNMPLATIDDLKKVIKTSPVIIESLLEELIKGKYIVSTQDYDEKSYSIQKNIENVSLEEIYNFVANIGESIYFLENEDEKSDTIENRIKNNNFKGNLMDLINMEEKSEKKE
- a CDS encoding pyridoxal phosphate-dependent aminotransferase, which codes for MKYSDRVEKMKYSAVRKLVPLATEAEKKGVKVYRLNIGQPNIKTPKSFFEGLNNINDEVIRYADSRGVSELLDRVVEVYARDGHILNREDVIVTQGGSEALTFVVSAICNEGDEILIPEPFYSNYKSFIDFAGGVIKPIPTNIVNDFALPSKSEIVKLISPKTKAILYSNPCNPTGKVYTKEEVEMLIEIAVENDLFIIADEPYREFIYDDNLKFYSVLDFEAKENIVVIDSVSKHYSACGARVGFLISKNKTFMNYVMKFCQARLAAPTVEQYAVASLMKEPKEYFKEIKDIYNRRRDIIVNSLNKIEGVTCSAPNGAIYAFAKLPVDSTEEFCKWLLTDFRYENSTVMMAPGEGFYETEGLGKQEVRLSFCVGEEDIEKAMKVLEEALKVYNKR